The segment TTGAGAGGCGTTTGTGAGGCGAAGCTCCCTGATTCATCAATGAATCTTTGGCCCTCAGGCGTCGATCGGACGATTCTTTCGATTTGAGACTTTTCAGCATTCGACAGTTCACTCTGCCACGCCTGCGAGGCCGAAATCGCGTCGCGGCTCACACTGTAGTAACCCTTGTTGGCGGTGTGCGAAGATTTTTGAACAAATTGTTCTGTTTGATCATTCCAATTAAGTTGCAAATTTTGGAACAGCCTCTTCGCGGAAGACGTCGGGCTTTTGCAGAAAGAGTCGTAAGAAAGAAAGATCGCTTTTGAGGAATCACTCAACTCTCGCCAAGCTTTTGAGTTGAGAATAGTCCAATACCAGGCTAAGCGTTCGATTCTTGAACTCTCAGCCAATGTCTGCAGCGATAAGCCAAGTTCCCGACCGATACTCGTCTGTTGCAGTGTGGAAAAAATCCCCATGTCGTTGGACATATTAACGGTTGACGAGAATTTTTTGGTCTTCTCTCCGCGGCGCACAGAGGCAATAAATCCGCACGGATGACGAACGAGATGCACGATTCGCTTAATACTCGGCGACTGATTAAGCAGGCCTAATCGCCCGACTGATTCGATTGATTTCCAGCAAATTTTGAAATCCAGCGGAGCTCTCAGCTGGCTGCGGCCAACAGGAATCCCGAGACGTTCTTCGATTAGGTGGATCGGAAATCGACATCGGAAGTGGTAGGTCGGCCAGCCGGCCTTCCTGAAAATCGGCCGTTTTGAACAGTGCCGTAACAAAGCTTGCTTTTCGATGTTGCGGACGTACTCGTTGCTGTATTGGTACCAGAAGATATTGTCATCCGAGTCAGTACAGAACGGTACGCATGGAATGCGTTTCCAAGAATCGGGTTCGTGGATGTAGAGAACTTTCGGTGATGAGTCGACTACTTTAGCTAGCCAAGTGGTCCCTGATCGCGGAAGACCTGCGACGAGTATCTGCTCCTTGTTCGGCATTCTGAAATTCTCGTCTGTTGTTTCTCACAATCAACGCTGTCAGTTAATAGTGTTCTTCCCAGAAACGGCAATTTCATCCTTACTTTTGCGTTTGTTATCGGATTTGGGCAATGTTATCTCCTAAAAATCCTTCTCATGTGAATTCTTGATGCGATCGTTTGCTCCAAGGTGGCCGAAAACGGTTCGGATTCCACGACTTGCTCTGTCAAAGCGTTGTTGGCAGACCGGTTGTTTGCTACAGTTGCCTCTTCGTGGAGGCACGGTTTTTGGTCGATTCTGCCAAAAGAACGTGATTATTGGGCCGTACGGGTTGGAGAAATAGGCGGTTTTCGCCGGAGTGAGTCGATGAAACAGGCGATTGCGGGGCTGACTCCGCCAACGATTAAAGAGGCTACCGTGATGACCGTTTGGCCTTCGGTGGCAGCGATGTCCTTGGGCCCGTTTCCGGTTGGAATATGGCTGGGTAACCTCTATGCCATCAAATTCGGATTTTACGTTTTTACCGTTGGTAATTTCATTTGCCTGCTCTCGATCCCGTTGGCTCTTGTTCTCTATATGAAACGTATCGGCCCGTTTGTTGGCACGCGCTATCGCTTAACCAACCAACGGGTTGTGGTTGAGCGGGGCCTTGGTGCGAAGGAAGAGAAAGCCATTTCACTGGATCAATTTGACGCTATCGATCTCGTCGTTAGTCCCGGCCAGGCATGGTATGACGCGGGTGATTTAGTGTTTCGGCAGGGCAAAGTGGAAAAATTTATGCTCGAAGGCGTTTCTCGCCCCGAAGCTTTTCGCAATGTCTGTTGGAAGGCACACATGGGCTACGTGGGTGTCAAAAAAGCGCTCCAGCATCAATGATCCTCCCAGGCGCCGTAAAGTGGTGTCGGGGGCCGTCAGGCCGTTCTTAACTGGCCTCTGCGTGGCTTTGAGCCGCTAAATATTCAAGTACGAGTCGAATTGCTTGAGCACACAGGGACGCTGGCATGGAAGCAATCTCATTGGGGTGCTCGGCAGCTTGAGTTACATCGAGCGGCAGGTGCAGAAAGATTGCCTGAGTCTTCAACTGTTTAGTCGCAATGATGTGGTGCGAATAGTAAAGTGCTGCATTACAGAGGTAGGTTCCGGCGTGGGTTGATACCCTCGAGGGGATCCCGGCCTGATTGAGCAATCTACAAAGTTCCTCAGCAGGAAGCTGACTGCGGTAGGCCATTGGACCATCTTCCGTCACCGGTGCGCAGCCGTTTTGCGTTCCGCTGCGTTGGGTCGCTTGATTCAAACCGATCGTTTCCAGTTGAATGCTGCAGCTTCCCGGCGATTGGCCCAGATGGAGGATGTAATCGAAGCCAAGTTGTAGGTCTTTTCTTAGTTGTTGCTGCATCGGCTCGTAGTCCACCGGATACCTGCGGGTCGTCAAATGCGGGCGCTCAGGTAGGTTTTTTGTCAGCTCGACCAAGGTCAACCAGCTGGAATTCGCTTTCCAGCTGTCGTACGATTCGAATGCTGTTACAAGCACTTGGCTCATTTTTTTGATCACTAGGAAGGGGGCGCTGGAAGGCAGTACGCAGTGAATTTAGCTTGCTTTACCTTGGTTAGGCAAGTTGTGGGTATTGCCAACGCAGCTATTTTTACGGTAAATCCTACTAGTTTGTGTCGCTACCGACGATGGAAAAGCAAAATGTGACGGCTTGGCTTTTGAAATTCGGCTCCGTCTGAATTAAATTAGGCGGTTCCGCCGGCCTGCCCGCTTTCATGAGAATTCACTGAGGAAATTTCGATGCGCAGAATGACCCTAATCCTTGTTGCTCTCATCCCTTTTACCTTTTCTCCCGCTCTCTGCGCTGACGAGGGAGACGCTGAAAGCATTTTTCCCGACAAGAACTTAGAGACTGTGGTTCGTAAGTACGTGTTCGAGAAACGGAACAATGATGAGCCGTTGACCGAAAAGGACGTTGAGAAAATATCGACCATTGAGGGGAAGGGCAAAGGAATTCAAAATCTTGCGGGGCTCGAGAAATGTTACAGCCTTGCCTTGCTTGACTTGGAAAATAACGATGTCACTGACCTTGGACCCATGAAGGAGTTGACCAACCTGCAATCGGTCAATCTTGCGAAGAATAAGATTTCGGATCTGGGGCCGTTAAGTGAACTCATTAAATTGCAATATCTGCAACTGGCCGACAATCAGATCAATGATTTGCAACCCTTGGAGAAGATGCAAAACATGCGTTCCCTCTACCTGTCGAATAATGAAATCAGTGATATTGGAACACTGGCAAAGTTGCCCAAGATCTGGTCTTTGTATTTGGATGGCAACCAAGTCGAAGATTTAATGCCGATTTCCAAATTGTCGTGGCTCAGTTCGTGCGATGTTCGTGGTAATGGGATTGATGATCTTTCTGCGCTGGCTGGATTAACGGAATTGAAATACGTGTTCTTGGATAGCAATGAGATTTCCAATCTTGGTGTCTTGGTTGAAATGGCATCAAAGGATGCTGAAGGTGACCAGCGGTTTGCTTCGTTTTGGCAAATTTATTTAGCTGATAATCCACTCTCAGATGCCGCCAAGTCAGAACAGATCAAGAAGCTCAAGTCGTTGGGGGCGAAAGTTTCGTTGGAACCCGTGCCCTAGCTCACTTCTCGCCATGGAGGACAGCTAAATCGCAGAGATGGCCAGAGGTAAACCTCGGCTTTGCAAGGCGGCTTGAATTTTTGCTCGCTGGCCTGGGGTCAACACCCAGTTCATCGCTTCTGCCGTTTCTTCGATTTGGTAGCCACGTTTTGCGCCGCACAACGCTGCCGTGATTCCCACTTGGTGAATGGTCCAATTGACGACAAGCTGGGCGACTGTCTTTCCGGCCGAGTCTGCAATCGTTCGCAATTGGTCGAGCAGATCGTGATTCTTCTGCCATTCTGTGCCTTGAAAAGCCGAGTACTTTTGTCGACCGTCACCTGCACGAAACGGATGGCTGCGAGTCAACCTCCCGGCCAGCAGTCCCTTCATGAGTGGCCAATAAGGAATGACCGAGATTTGATTCTGCTGGCACCAAGGTATGAGTTCAGCTTCGATACCTCTCAGCAGCATGTTGTAAGGAGGTTGTACCGCTGAAAGTGGACAAATTGCATGGAATCGTTTTGTTTGTTCGACCGAAAGGTTCGATACTCCCACGGCGCGAACACAACCTTGTTCCACGAGTTGGCTGAAAGCGATGGCCGATTCTTCGATCGGAGTCGATGGGTCCGGCGCGTGGAGATAGTACAAATCCAGGTAGTTGGTTCCGAGTCGTTTGAGGCTTGCGCTGCATTCGTATTGAATTCGGTCGGGCGATGCATCGAGTTGGCGCTCGCTTCCTTGCCAGTGAATTCCGCCTTTACTTGCGACAACGACTTCTTGTCGACAGCTCGCGATGACACGTCCCAGCAGACGCTCGCTTTCGCCATCGCTTCCATAACAGTAGGCCGTGTCAAAAAAGTTGACGCCGCAGTCTAACGCAGCTTGAATCGTCTTTATGCTGTCCGATTCGTTGACATCCAGACTGGTCATGCCTGCGATGGGCCAACATCCCAAAGCGACGGGACTGACATAAACAGAGGTGCGGCCTAACTGTCGTCGTTCCATGACCCCCCCCCTCGAGCGGTTATTTAGGCGAAGGGGGCACAAGTGAGCCTGGCACGCTAGGAATCGACTGGCCAGGGATTGGCTGCGAAAGCGGACTGGTGCCGAACTGAGTGGCGCCCCGGCGTGCGGTCGGATTGGGACCGAACGTAGTGGGCAAAGGTCGTGGTGCAAGATCGTCCGGAATTCCCGCCGATGGAGCAACGTAGGGTTGCGTCGCATCAGCGCCCGAGCGGGGGAGAGAGACACCATGTCGAAAGCGAGGAACCGATGGGAAAAGTCTGGCTGGCCAAGCTGTCTTGGCTGGCCAAGTCGTCGGTAATCCCACTCGCGCGGTTCCAACGCCGGTCGTGGGGTTCGAGGGTGAGATGCCTGCGAACCCACTTCCCGATGCATGTGGGATGGGCAATCCGCCGATGCCTGTCGTGGGCGCACCGGCGATCGGTAGGTTGGGCGAGAGGCCGTATCCGGTCATTGGCAGGCCGGTGGTGGGAGGTCCGGTCATCGGCAGGCCGGTGGTGGGAGGTCCGGTTATCGGCAGGCCGGTGGTGGGAGCAGCCCTTGTCGGCAGGCCTGTTGTTGGCATCGGGGGGGCAATCAGAGGAAAGCTCGAGCCACGCCAGCCGGCTCTGGTACCGACCTGTTTGGGGGTGTCCTCGCTCGAATCTTTTTGCTGATTCCGCCTTGAATTAGGTTGGGAGCCGTCTTCCAGCGACGGTGACCGGGGCTGGCCAGATTGAGCGTTAGGCTCGTCCGAAGCGGAGGTTTGTTGGTTCTGTTGGCTCAACCATTCAGGCGAGTTACCGTTTGCTCTCGTTTTCTCGGAGCTGGAATTGTTGTGTTGATTCTCTCTAGCTGGCCTATTCACGGCCGACATTTTTTCTCGGTTGGATTGCAATCTGGGGCGGTCGCCAATAGTGTTGGCAGCTTTATCTTTTTCTTGACGGACTTCCATCTGCCAGTCCTGGGTGCCCTCCTGATCGTTGATGGAATTCGCTTGGCTCGTTCCCTTTTTTTCGTCCTCCAAGTGTTTAACGTCGAGATCAAGATAATCGCGAATTTCTTCTGGTTTCTCGTTGATACGTGACGATTGGTAATCCGGGTCGAGCTTACGCGCTGCGACGTAGTCGTCTAAGGCCAAGCCGTCCTGGCCTAACTTTTTGTAGGCGGTGCGGCGACCGTAACGAGCGTGGAAATTATCGAGCGTTTCGACAGATGCCGTAAATGCCACGATCGCATCGTCAAGGGCTTGTCGATTGGCATGAAGGTCGCGAGGCGATTCGGCGTCGACCGCAAGTGCCAGGTAGCATTGTCCGATTAGCGTGTAGGCAGCGGATTTTTCTTCCGGCGTTGTGGCTTGGTTTAAAGCTAAATTAGCCACCTGAATTGCCTGATCGACTTTGTCGTAAGAAAGTAGATGATTCGCCTCGTCAATCGGAGCGCGATCGACTTTGCCGCAACCGCCCGACAAAATAATTGCCAACGCCAGACTGAGTAGAGCAGATGGTTGCATTCTTTGTTGCATCTTGACCCGTTCTTGCTTGAGCCGTTTCGGAGATTGCCTTCGCGGAGGACATCCCTCGCTTGCCGGTTTAATCCTACCTTATTCCGAAAATCCGGTACACTTGCTGGCCGGATGGAAGATCGGTGGGGATGGCACTTACTACGGAATATAGGACCCCGGGTTCTCTCGTTTCAGCCCGAAGCGGATCAGTTTTGTTATAAGCTTGACACCTTTTTGAGCGGATATCGGTAATGGACCCATATCGAGAGTTGCAGGAGGCCAGAAACCGTGAGAGTCGTGACGGTTGGGCACGATTTGCCGGCCATCGAGCCGAAGTTACCCGTCGGATCGAAGCGGCAGCCACGGATCAAAAAGCAAGTCTATGTTTGTTGGGTGCGGGAAATGCAAATGATATCGATCTGCAGACATTGATCCGTCAGTATTCGAGAATTGAACTTGTCGATCTTGATAGCACTGCCCTGCAAGGGGGGGTGCAACGCCAAGACTTGTCTCCTTCACGCCAACTGACTCTGTGCGAAGTCGATGTGACTGGTGGACTGGCGCGATTAGATCTTGGATCGCGTGATCAATGGACGGACGTCGTGCAGCAAACGCCGGAATGGACTCCAGAACGCTTTAGCGTCGTCGTTTCGGTTTGTTTGTTATCTCAATTGGTCGAATCGATGGTGATGCTTCTGGGGGCGACCTGCGTCGAGCTGCCGGATGCGGTGATCGATTTGAGACGTCAGCACTTACGTTGTTTGGCATCGCTCCTGAAGCCCGGCGGTAGGGGGATTTTGATAACTGATTTCGTTTCCAATCAAACCTGTCCTGAACTGGCAGAACTCGACAGTTTGATGCTCGCCCAAGCAGCAAAGAAATGGATCGAACAGAACAATTTCTTTATGGGAACGAACCCTTTTGCCATCCGACGACAAATTGAAAACGAATTGAGGGACTGTATCGATGCGGCTCAGATTCAGATTGATCGTCCCTGGAAATGGGATCTTGGACCACGGGTCTATGCGGTTTCTGCGGTGAGCTTCCGAAAGCAGGCAACAGCATGAGCCGGGCCGTATCATCCAATTTGCTTACGCTTTTTAATCGGCTTGTCAGCCGCTGCTCGACGACCTGTCAGGAACGGTTTCGTCCGGTGTGGATCACTGATGCCGGAAGTCCAGAATTCAATTCTCACGATGGGAAGATTTGTGCGGTTCGTTTTTCTGTTAGCGGAAAATGCACGAGCCTTGTTGACGCTTCTTAGCGATCGTTGTTCCCGGTCTGCAACCAGCAGCTCATTGCAACAGGAAAACAAAACGCCATGACCTGTTGGAATTCAATTCAAGTTGCACAAATCTATCAAGGTAGAAAATCAGGAAGCAACATACGCATTGCAATTCACATTTGAGATAACGCTCAACGCTGGAATCGGCAGGAGCGGTTGAAACGAC is part of the Pirellulaceae bacterium genome and harbors:
- a CDS encoding leucine-rich repeat domain-containing protein; amino-acid sequence: MRRMTLILVALIPFTFSPALCADEGDAESIFPDKNLETVVRKYVFEKRNNDEPLTEKDVEKISTIEGKGKGIQNLAGLEKCYSLALLDLENNDVTDLGPMKELTNLQSVNLAKNKISDLGPLSELIKLQYLQLADNQINDLQPLEKMQNMRSLYLSNNEISDIGTLAKLPKIWSLYLDGNQVEDLMPISKLSWLSSCDVRGNGIDDLSALAGLTELKYVFLDSNEISNLGVLVEMASKDAEGDQRFASFWQIYLADNPLSDAAKSEQIKKLKSLGAKVSLEPVP
- a CDS encoding PH domain-containing protein — its product is MKQAIAGLTPPTIKEATVMTVWPSVAAMSLGPFPVGIWLGNLYAIKFGFYVFTVGNFICLLSIPLALVLYMKRIGPFVGTRYRLTNQRVVVERGLGAKEEKAISLDQFDAIDLVVSPGQAWYDAGDLVFRQGKVEKFMLEGVSRPEAFRNVCWKAHMGYVGVKKALQHQ
- a CDS encoding aldo/keto reductase — protein: MERRQLGRTSVYVSPVALGCWPIAGMTSLDVNESDSIKTIQAALDCGVNFFDTAYCYGSDGESERLLGRVIASCRQEVVVASKGGIHWQGSERQLDASPDRIQYECSASLKRLGTNYLDLYYLHAPDPSTPIEESAIAFSQLVEQGCVRAVGVSNLSVEQTKRFHAICPLSAVQPPYNMLLRGIEAELIPWCQQNQISVIPYWPLMKGLLAGRLTRSHPFRAGDGRQKYSAFQGTEWQKNHDLLDQLRTIADSAGKTVAQLVVNWTIHQVGITAALCGAKRGYQIEETAEAMNWVLTPGQRAKIQAALQSRGLPLAISAI
- a CDS encoding pyroglutamyl-peptidase I — its product is MSQVLVTAFESYDSWKANSSWLTLVELTKNLPERPHLTTRRYPVDYEPMQQQLRKDLQLGFDYILHLGQSPGSCSIQLETIGLNQATQRSGTQNGCAPVTEDGPMAYRSQLPAEELCRLLNQAGIPSRVSTHAGTYLCNAALYYSHHIIATKQLKTQAIFLHLPLDVTQAAEHPNEIASMPASLCAQAIRLVLEYLAAQSHAEAS